The genomic window CCGGTGCATCTTCTGGAATTGGGTATGAGGTGACTAAAGAGCTTTTAAGAAGGGGTTGGTATGTGTACGCCTGTGCTAGAAGGACGCAGCAAATGGAAGAGTTAAGGAGCGAATTTGGAGACAGGTGTATTCCGAGGAAGCTAGATGTGTCAAATCAAAATGATATAATCCAATTACGGTTGAAGTTGGAACAAGAGCTACCAGACCAGAAATTGCATCTTCTATACAATAATGCAGGTCAAAGTTGTACTTTACCTGCGACTGATGTTACGGAAGAAGCGTTGGACAATGCATTCCGTGTTAATGTATATGGTCCGATTAACTCTTGTAGGGAGTTTGCACCACTAATTATTAATGCCAAAGGTACCATTGTTTTTACGGGTTCTTTAGCCGGCATTTGTCCCTTTCCTTTTGGCTCAGTATATAGTGCTACGAAGGCTGCAATTCATGCATACGCAAGAGTGTTACATGTGGAGTTAAGCCCCTTAGGAGTACGGGTGATTAACATGATTACTGGTGGAGTCGCTACAAACATTGCTGATAAGAGAGCATTGCCTGAATACAGTATGTTCAACTTCCCAGAAGGTATTACTGCTTATGAAACTCGTAAAAAAATGGCAGATAAGAACCAGCCAATGTCTGCTGCTGCTTACGCCAGAGAAACCGtaaatgatattgaaagagTTCATACAGACCCTGTAGATATCTACAGAGGCACTATGGCAACAATGGTGAAATGGCTAATGTTACTTGTTCCATATAGCTTGCTTGAATGGGGATTGCGTaaaaagttcaagttgGATCCGGCATATGCTGTATTAAACAAACAGCAACGCCAACGCCAACATGCTATCAAAGATGATTAAACCCTAATTTATTCTACGAGTTCAACTCTGTTTTAAACAATCGTCAGCTCATATAACCTATGCAAGAACGTCTTGACTCAAATTACATACTTTCTACATTTAAGATAAGGGTCATATATGTAACGCCAATGAAAAActataaaaataaaaaaaacgtttatttctcttttatGCTACCGCATTGTTGCAACTCCGGCAGCAATTTTATAAAGAAACTGTGTAGACTGAATTTGTACGACGGTTGGCTTTTTTCTGTCTCGTTCTTTTCTCATCCCTTGTTCAAGGCAGTTATGACCATTCACTCTTAAAACAATAATGCGACATAATGTTCAAATCTGATCAGCATTCCTGATATTCCGGCCAGCCCAGCCGTTCCCCAAGGAGCGTcaaaaaagtaaacaaaacAAGCCGAATTTAAGACAAGGTAGCAAAGTCACTGCATGCCCTTGTAAGCACCAGCATATATAAAAGTTTAAAAGCAAATCTTCACAGATAACCTAGTACAACTTGGCTGGAAACCAAAGCCGAACCTTTGCCAGGATAGATAACAAAAGAAACCACAATATAAAGTGTAAACATAGATATACGTAGTATGTAGGGTAACTATATGATCTTTGGGTTGAGCATATCTGTGCAAATAGGAAAATCATCAGTCAAAAGCAGCAGTACTCTGTTACTTCCGGAATTCAATCTGATAGAACTTCGACTAAACCATGATGTAAGAGTTTCAATAGAAACAGTGCAGTTGCCTAGAGACGAACATTTAGTAGAATGtgttgtatttttctttttctgacGTCTTTTCTTATTACACAAGGTTctatattttctttttgtttattttttgtttctgacAAGTTACAGAAAACATGCAGATTTGTTTTCAGACAGGTTTTGTCATTTCCGGTTTCGAGCATGGTTCGAATCTGAGAATGggaaaataagaaaaaatgaaaaaaaacaaagatacAGAGGCCgtgaaatatatatatatatgctttTTACtattttgactttttttAGAATCCACAGACATAAATATTGTAAGCTCTATATTTTATAAGTAAAGATATCTTTTGATAACTAActacttcaacaacaaatcaACAACAGGCTATTAGAAACAGCAAACTGCAACCGGGCGCATATATCCAACTGCTTTACATTCCTTATATTACTTATTAACGCATTTCTGTTCCCTAACCTATACGTTCCTTTAAAGTACAGATTATTATTTCTAATAAAGCccattttgaacaaaatatcgAGTTGATTCTAATACTACCTCAATACTTTGTTACAATAGACTTTTCAACAAAAGGTATGTTATATGATTTTATCCAATTTATCTACTAAGCGAGAAAACGAGATCGGAATGACACAGGAGGAATTCTCTTTGGAACGATGTGATTTTGTTTCCAGTTTTGACGTGGACCTTCAACAAActatctttcttctcttaaTTCCTCACTAGCGATATCAAGGCTAAATTTTGTTCTAATCGTTTCATTACCATTAGAACTAGGCTTATCATACCTCCTATGTTTTCTAGAAAACTAGTGTTGATTTTGCTGGGCTTTGCTTGGTCTAGTGTGACGTGATGAGTAGATTGACTTTTCCAGTTTGTTGGTTACCCCGCCACATACTAAGAAAATATAactttgtttgttttcgtACAAAGGGATAAACCACGTTTCACGGAAAATTCCAAGGGTATCTTATCGCGAAATCCAGAGGACCACGCGACATTGTTCCTCGAGGAAATACTTTTTTTCGTGCGATTACCCTTTTTGGAATTACAAAAGCCAAGAATAGTAGGTTTTAGTCAGAGATGATCATTAGAGAAATGCGGCCCAATTAAACACCGTGACGTATTACCTTATACCTACCGTGTACCCTTGACTGATTCAGAGACCATCTCTGGGATCTTTTCATGGGCGATatgtggtttttttttcaaacacatttttctcttgatGTTGGTGTTTGGcagagatatatatatcactGCAGGCTTAGTGGGAACACTTACAATACATGGCACGATTTATTCGGGATAACGATGGGTGAAAAATTGGTAACCAAACAAGCTAGAAAGGGCTATTCAATATAGTTTCTTCGTGttatatttccttttttcAGCATCAGATCTCCAATACCTACGCCTAAATTAATAGTAATCGTATTCCTGAACCACTCCGTACGTCTCAACCGCGCTCTGCTCCTCGCTCCAGAAATTTATGTCTCATAATACTAACAATATTCTACCCTGCTATGACATTTTTTGACGTTCTTGTTGGACGTTTGAAACGTGTTTATAGCATAAATTTTACTGCAGAAATTCCAAACAAACCCGTACGCTCCTTTGATTaaaactttgaaaaatgaaattcGCTACTGCTTTGGCTTCCGCCTCATTTATTGGCGCTACCTTAGTTTCAGCTCTACCTCATCCACATGCTAAGCGTGATGAGGACTGTTCCACTACTGTCCATGCTCATCACAAGCACAAGAgagctgttgctgttgaaTATGTTTACCAAACTATCACCGTTAACGGTCAAGGTCAAACTATCTCTCCATCCACTACTGAAGCTGCTCCAACTTCAACAGAAGCTCAAACTCAGCAAACTTCTACCAGTACTTCTTCTGCTACTACCACTTTGCAACCATCTTCCTCTGCTCAAcaatcttcttcgtctGAGTCGAGTTCTTCTAGCACTTCCAGTGCCTCCTCctcaagttcttcaagctCTTCCAGCGGTGGTAACTCCAATGGTGTTGATGGTGACTTGTCATGGTACTCTGGTCCATCTGAGGAATTCCAAGATGGTGTGATTTCTTGTGATCAATTCCCATCTGGTCAAGGTGTTATCGCCTTAGACTGGTTAGGATTCGGTGGTTGGTCCGGTATTGAGAACTCCGACGGCTCTACTGGTGGTAACTGTAAGGAAGGTTCTTACTGTTCTTACGCTTGTCAACCTGGTATGTCCAAGACTCAATACCCAGCTAATCAACCTTCCAATGGTGTGTCTGTTGGTGGTTTATTGTGTAAGAACGGTAAGTTGTACCGTTCTAACCAAAACGAAAAGTACTTGTGTGAATGGGGTGTTGACAGTGCTTACGTTGTCAGTGAATTAGATAAATCCGTTGCTATTTGTAGAACTGATTACCCAGGTACTGAAAACATGGTTATTCCAACTATTGTTAATGCCGGTGGTAAGGAACCATTAACTGTTGTGGACCAAGACACTTACTACCAATGGCAAGGTAAGAAGACATCAGCACAATACTACGTTAACAATGCTGGTGTTTCTATGGAAGATGGTTGTATTTGGGGTACCCCAGGTTCCGGTGTTGGTAACTGGGCCCCATTGAACTTTGGTGCAGGTGCTACCGGTGGAATTTCGTATTTGTCTTTGATTCCAAACCCAAACAATCGTGATGCTCTAAACTTCAACGTAAAGATTGTCGGTGCTGATGGTGCCACTGTTATTGGAGACTGTGTTTACGAAAATGGTTCTTACAGCGGTGGCCAAGACGGTTGTACCGTTTCTGTTACTTCTGGTGCTGCTAACTTCGTTTTGTATAACTAAGGCACCTCTGAGTgttgaataaaaaaactTTATGTTATCCATCTCCACAACCACCTATGTTCATATTCAGTTACGTTTTTTATGAATTCaactttgaaaacaatttcATAATAGTTGCTGTAATTATTGCTGGGTTATTTTCATCATAATTTCGACtacttctttgaagtaCAAAATATCGACTCgattttgtatatatatctcaGACAGACTGTTGCACGCGATAACTTTTATGCTTTGTTTTCACAGTTTAGGTCTTTTTTACTTCTCGTAATATGGACGCTGGACAATTCATACCAATAATATGAGCTTCGTTTTCTATCTTCTCCTTACCTGTTGATGATTTTCGTTTCGGTCGAATCATcagcttttttttatttgttgttaTATTTGAACTATACCTTATGTTATCACAGGAATCGACCATACCATAAAAGGGACCTTCAAAAACCTCCGTTGCCGCAGATTACAATCGCCAAGAAGCTTCTAAATCAAGATGATAAGCTTATTTGGTGAGCGCTTTCTATACTTTTCTTAGGCTATTCTGTCATTTGTCTATTTACTGCTTTCCCTATCCCAAGTCACATAGCGGCCACTTATCAAGTGATTTGATATAAATAGCAATACTTAATTTCTAGTAAGTACTTCgtgtaataatatattgtaaattaaaaaatgtAACAACAAATATGGAAGAGCTAATCCCTCTTCAAATAGCAAAGATTTGCGCTATGCTGTGTAGGTACAGTTCTCACTCATTCTTAAAGATATAACTCTAATGTTAGGTATACTTAGAGGCAAATAAAAATAGTTAAGAGGTGATTCAAATTCTTTCCTAAATGCAATCGAGTTCAGGTTTTGAGATTATACTGTTAATAGAATCGCTGTCCTCATACTTTTTGATGTCCAGAAGTTGTATGTATTTGTAGAAAACCAAACGATGGAAATTTTTATATAACATTTTAAGGATTCTTGAATCGTGACAGTTTTTCATTGTAtttaaaaaatatgaaCTTTATTTATAAAGCTTTTCGAGGAACTAACTACACgtataatataaaagtaAGAGATTTTTTGCGAACGAAACCAAATCTAAATAAATTTTAGAAGGGCACGAAGTGCTTGAATATCTGGGTTAGAACCATTTCACATTGCGGGTCGATCGTGTTATTTCAAAACTAAGGATCAAtcttctaattttttttgcgAAGTTTTATTAAAGTTTTACCAGGGTGTTTTTAGTGCACTAATACACTGTTCCTTTGCAGGTTATTTGATTTATTCAATTCAGAAAACCCCACTTCTTGTCCTAATTTTTTATAGGAGAGGACTGGGAATCGCTAATCTTGTGAATAGCTGGATGACAGTGCACTAGAGTTGCTTATGTCTTCAAAAACCGAtacaaatgaaaatgattATGATACCGAAGATGAGGAATCGACACTTCAACAACCACCTGATGAAGGTTTCTATAGAGAGATTATGAAAAATCTAGGTTTAGCGCCATCTAGTGGTAGTGAGGGCTCCAAAATACCCGATAGAGACCTACTAATACGACTAATAGAGCTGAAAAGAATAGAGTCTGCCAAAGAAGTCGAGAAACTAAAATCGGAAAATCTTGATAAGTTAGATCGTTTATTGATAAAGATCAGCGCATTGAATTTACCTACGGAAGTTATACTGAGTTTAATAGAATCTCCATCTGGCCAGTTAGAATCGAATCTTGAAAGGATAGGAATAATGCCCATGCATCCACCTAGCAACCAAATAGCCTCCTCTGATAATGTGAGAGGATGGTCACAGGTGACTCCACCTCAAACTCAGACTCAACTTCCCCAACAGAGTTCAGCAACTGTCCAATCACAAATACCACACGGGTATCATTCTCGAACTTTATCTCACCCAATAGAGCTTATGCCATCAATCCAGAAACCAAATCAACCAACTCAACAACAGATGCAGCAAAAATTACCACCTCCCATTGTGAACGCTGGAGCACAGCAGTCTTATAGTCCTCTGCCCAGTTTGGGTGGATCTCAGCTCAAATATCATTTCCCCCCTCCAGCCCCTGGCCCAGCTGGAGTTTCTTCGGATGTCTCCCCAAATTCATCTGTCAACAATAGGACTGTTCTATATTATCCCTCACGATACCCAGGGCAAATTAGCTATTACAACCCACAAAATATTCCTCCTCCAATATATGAACAAGCTTCAAATCTGCCAAACAGTAGGCTGGGGCATAAAAGGTCCCATAGCGCCATGACTGTGCCAGAGATGAGCACTTTTACGATACGTCGCAATGATCCAAATGAAATAGTGAATCTTGATCCTGCGAAAAAGTCGGGGAAGGTGAGTTTCCTTATAAATACTCCTAAAAATCCTCCCAAATAATAAAGATTTGAAATGTCTCCTTCTTTTAATGCTTGTAGCTGGAATGACTATCAATTTTTATGTTAGCAGAATATTTTAGCGAAGAACTCACTTATAGTACGCGTTATAGCTATTATTTATCATGACACCTTGAGCGTGTCTTGAAGGATTCGGATTCTACATTTATCTTACATGCTATTTAACGATATATACATGTGCATTTATAATTGTACAGCTGGTTCatgataaatatatatatatatgtgcaTATCTAGCGTAATAGTAAGGTCGTTAAAAGGTAAACCAacatatattcttttttatttcttaTCCAACTTTCAactgtaaaaaaaaaagattaaacTCTAAAAGCTTTTGGACAAACATGAAAGTTTTTAAACAGTGCATTTATCTGAAATTATATAAGTTTAATAATCAATTCTTATAGGGTACGTTCAATACAGAGAATTCTCTCGattaaaatatattgataCAGtttaatatataaaaaatacTAACTCTCATAtagaaatataataaaattCAAGTGCGGGAAGTTTTATATCCCCAATACCTAGAGGCAGAATCGCCTTCTCTCATACtctgaagaaattgaaggattGAAAAGTTACAATCGAATATGATCTTTGAAGGTATATTATGAGATCTCATGAAATAGCTAAAAATAACAGAAAATTGGAGAAATATCAGTGAAAACTGCATATTATTCTTGTCCTTTAAACATTTCAGCCAAGTCAATccttttcatcatcaacaggGCTATCATGTTGATGAATACCATTATTAAGTGGCATAGAAGTCTCAGGATAACCAACTAGTTCCTTACAAATGACATTGAtcgtttttcttttgtattgGCGAACAGAGGTTCTTACTTTTTCGTACAGTAATTTGAGCTCAGTACCTGTCCATCTTCTACCCGGCATTAAAGTAGATAATTCTTCCCAATCGACTTGTGAATCTTCGGTGAAACCCATATCTCTTAGCTTTGTCAATAACCAAAACTTATCATCTTCGGAgatgtttttgattttatttaatgcctctttcttcaaaagtttaTTCCACTTATAACGACATTGAATACGAGATCTTGTTCCTCCCATTTGCTCGCTTACAACTGTCCAGTTTATTATATCTTTTGGAGCaggttttttctttgattttgtaGATAGagatttcttttctgaacTTTGAACATTTAACATGTCTGAACTATCAGATCCCTCTACCTTTGCAGAAGATTCCTTGATATCAttttcctcctcctcaGCATCATCACCTTCATCTTCTCCATCTTCATAAGCAGCGCTTGCATTTTCTAACATTTGGTGGATAACgctctttaatttttcctcttcttcggGAGACCATTTGTTGGCAGCTCTATTGGGCCCACACTTAACGTAGTTTCTCCAGCGATCTCTACAGTCTTCAGGCATTCTACCTAAAACCTTTCCAATATTCGACCACTgaccttctttttcagcACACCACCTTGCTAACTCAGCATCTTCTTCCGGAGTCCATTTACCACGTTGTTCGAAAATATGGTACTTACGACGAACGTGCTTGTAAATAGAGGATCTCGTTCTATATGGCAAGACCCTACAGATGTTCGTCCAAAAGTCATCCTTACGCCTTTCATTGGACCAGATTCTTTCACAGATCTGGCGTCTAGACAAACCTCTaattttttgatattcCTTAATGAATTGTTCTAAAGCTTCTTCCTCGGATTCGTCAAAGGATTTTCCATTTGACTGGGTAGCTGGGTTTATGATATGAGAAGCCTTTGCAGCAGCTTCTTGAATCAAACTAGACACATCATCTTGATGATCTCTTGTATGGGTTTCAGAGGACAGTACTTTTGGTAATACTTCAGCAGTTTTCTTTAGTTTGACTTGAGCTGGAACAGAACTTGATACAGATACATCATCCATATGATCATCATCTATGTTTGAAAGCTCATCATATGATCTTTCATGagccttttcctttttagGTTCCTGATCATCTTCGGTATTCAAATATTGTTGGAAATCTGGATGTTGCGAAGCAATATTATCTGTGTCCATAATAGCCTTATGCACCAATTGATGATGTGATTGTTCCTCAGGATCATTTGAGTCCACTAAATTATCATCTAAAGAGGCTAATTCGGGGTCCACTGCGGCTAGATGTAGCTTggttttattcttctttggttttttaGCAGCTTGACCAGTAGCATTTACCTTGCCACTAAGTTGTTCACTTGTACGAGCCCTCTTTTTAACAGAaagagcagcagcaacggCAGCGGCAGCAACAGCACTCACGTCATTAGCATCACGATGCTTGGAATCATCATCCCTCTCTTGATCTGGCCCTTGCTCTTGTTCACGGTCTTGTTCGTCTTCGTGTTCGTGGTCTTGCTCTTTCAAAAACCAATCTACTGACTTTTGTTTATTGacagaatcttcttctcccGATTTCCCAAGTCCAACTCCAACGTATTTGAACACAGCCTCTTCCACGGACTCATGGTTTCCATCGTTCTGCGACATCTCAGCACCTTAACTCACGAAACTATTAAacgttttattttaaaggTCCTTTAAGGCAATAAATACAATTGACTTGCTTAAACTGCAACGGGTACTAAtcaaaacaaatatttcaaaCTTTAAATGAAGCAAATATCCACACACGCGAGTGCGATTATCAAGTTGATACTATTTTAAATACCTTTCAAGTACCAGTTAGCGCTTCACTATCACACTGATGCGCTATAATGTAAAGAATCGTTGTTTTGGTGTTTGTCAGggtaaacaaaacaattttgaatcttttaaatctttctcttttcaatattttttctctccTCTGACCTCGACATCCTTTCCTTTCATGAGCATTGACCCGTCTTTTAATCACTGTACACGAAGAAGCAGGGTAACCAGATATATTCTATACAGGTTTTACGTACTATTATTCCCTTGGCGGCAACTTATAGGAGCAGGCCGCATAACTATCTAGTTATTCAAACCGGTGGTGGGATGTTATTAGCTTGGAAAAGCTTCTCGCTTGATTGTTGGAATTGTTTCCAAATTACCTCGTACTTTTCTGGATTGGATCCTAACGTACGTTGGAAGTATCCCTGTACCAAAAGAGTGATCTCTGCCAAACAGTCTAAAGATTCAGCCATGATGTTTAAATTCTTATCAGTTTTCATGGATACTGATTCCATAGTCTTGGTGTTGAAATACTTGAAGAGATCTTTTAATTGCCTTTCACATTGTCTTGCGTATTGAGTAGGAAGGTTTGCTGCAAGAATTAGTAAAGTTTTAATCATTTTGATTGCAACAACTAACGTGTCACTTGCTACAAAAGTTTTATCTCCCAGGACTACCGATTTCTTGTGTCCTGTATTAGCACTactttcatcttcttctttaactACATCCAACGGCGACGGTTTGTCCAGCTCTGCGAAACGGGCCCAGTTGGCTGGATCTATGTCAATACATGACACAATATCGTTTACATCTTTCTGCAACTCTTGCTCCACCTTAAATGGAACCCAATGCTCTTGTTCGATCTTCTGTTTGAGAACTCTGACATTTAGGTTTTGTAAGGATTTCATATATGTGTCAATTTGAACATTTAGAACGTCCGACAAATACTTAGTCAAAAACTCCCCACTTATAGACTCACACTCTTTCATGAAAAGTATACAGATATGATAAAATTGAAGGAAGTGATCAAATCTCAAAGTATTAGTAATTTCTCGGCGCACAGAGATTATTTTTCCGATTCTAAGTTGCACTATACGAATACCCtcattgatattttttcttatatCTAGATCAATCACCATTCTGTCTGAATGTTCAGCTGTTGTTGGAAGTTCACCTAGTGATATGTCGAGTAGAAGTTTTTGATGCCGCGTTAATCTCTTCAATATTTCGATTTCAGTGGTAAAAACATTAACAAGCATGGTTTGGAATTCATAAACAGATTGTTC from Kluyveromyces marxianus DMKU3-1042 DNA, complete genome, chromosome 6 includes these protein-coding regions:
- the AYR1 gene encoding acylglycerone-phosphate reductase, translated to MVESKYALVTGASSGIGYEVTKELLRRGWYVYACARRTQQMEELRSEFGDRCIPRKLDVSNQNDIIQLRLKLEQELPDQKLHLLYNNAGQSCTLPATDVTEEALDNAFRVNVYGPINSCREFAPLIINAKGTIVFTGSLAGICPFPFGSVYSATKAAIHAYARVLHVELSPLGVRVINMITGGVATNIADKRALPEYSMFNFPEGITAYETRKKMADKNQPMSAAAYARETVNDIERVHTDPVDIYRGTMATMVKWLMLLVPYSLLEWGLRKKFKLDPAYAVLNKQQRQRQHAIKDD
- the SIM1 gene encoding putative glucosidase SIM1 yields the protein MKFATALASASFIGATLVSALPHPHAKRDEDCSTTVHAHHKHKRAVAVEYVYQTITVNGQGQTISPSTTEAAPTSTEAQTQQTSTSTSSATTTLQPSSSAQQSSSSESSSSSTSSASSSSSSSSSSGGNSNGVDGDLSWYSGPSEEFQDGVISCDQFPSGQGVIALDWLGFGGWSGIENSDGSTGGNCKEGSYCSYACQPGMSKTQYPANQPSNGVSVGGLLCKNGKLYRSNQNEKYLCEWGVDSAYVVSELDKSVAICRTDYPGTENMVIPTIVNAGGKEPLTVVDQDTYYQWQGKKTSAQYYVNNAGVSMEDGCIWGTPGSGVGNWAPLNFGAGATGGISYLSLIPNPNNRDALNFNVKIVGADGATVIGDCVYENGSYSGGQDGCTVSVTSGAANFVLYN
- the POG1 gene encoding Pog1p translates to MSSKTDTNENDYDTEDEESTLQQPPDEGFYREIMKNLGLAPSSGSEGSKIPDRDLLIRLIELKRIESAKEVEKLKSENLDKLDRLLIKISALNLPTEVILSLIESPSGQLESNLERIGIMPMHPPSNQIASSDNVRGWSQVTPPQTQTQLPQQSSATVQSQIPHGYHSRTLSHPIELMPSIQKPNQPTQQQMQQKLPPPIVNAGAQQSYSPLPSLGGSQLKYHFPPPAPGPAGVSSDVSPNSSVNNRTVLYYPSRYPGQISYYNPQNIPPPIYEQASNLPNSRLGHKRSHSAMTVPEMSTFTIRRNDPNEIVNLDPAKKSGKVSFLINTPKNPPK
- the REB1 gene encoding DNA-binding protein REB1; this translates as MSQNDGNHESVEEAVFKYVGVGLGKSGEEDSVNKQKSVDWFLKEQDHEHEDEQDREQEQGPDQERDDDSKHRDANDVSAVAAAAVAAALSVKKRARTSEQLSGKVNATGQAAKKPKKNKTKLHLAAVDPELASLDDNLVDSNDPEEQSHHQLVHKAIMDTDNIASQHPDFQQYLNTEDDQEPKKEKAHERSYDELSNIDDDHMDDVSVSSSVPAQVKLKKTAEVLPKVLSSETHTRDHQDDVSSLIQEAAAKASHIINPATQSNGKSFDESEEEALEQFIKEYQKIRGLSRRQICERIWSNERRKDDFWTNICRVLPYRTRSSIYKHVRRKYHIFEQRGKWTPEEDAELARWCAEKEGQWSNIGKVLGRMPEDCRDRWRNYVKCGPNRAANKWSPEEEEKLKSVIHQMLENASAAYEDGEDEGDDAEEEENDIKESSAKVEGSDSSDMLNVQSSEKKSLSTKSKKKPAPKDIINWTVVSEQMGGTRSRIQCRYKWNKLLKKEALNKIKNISEDDKFWLLTKLRDMGFTEDSQVDWEELSTLMPGRRWTGTELKLLYEKVRTSVRQYKRKTINVICKELVGYPETSMPLNNGIHQHDSPVDDEKD